The Tamandua tetradactyla isolate mTamTet1 chromosome 5, mTamTet1.pri, whole genome shotgun sequence genome window below encodes:
- the UBE2L3 gene encoding ubiquitin-conjugating enzyme E2 L3 isoform X3, with protein sequence MAASRRLMKDNPPYDKGAFRIEINFPAEYPFKPPKITFKTKIYHPNIDEKGQVCLPVISAENWKPATKTDQVIQSLIALVNDPQPEHPLRADLAEEYSKDRKKFCKNAEEFTKKYGEKRPVD encoded by the exons gaCAACCCTCCATATGATAAGGGGGCCTTCAGAATCGAAATCAACTTTCCAGCAGAGTACCCGTTCAAACCACCGAAGATCACGTTTAAAACAAAGATCTACCACCCGAACATCGATGAAAAGGGGCAGGTCTGCCTCCCAGTAATTAGTGCTGAAAACTGGAAGCCAGCCACCAAAACCGACCAAG TAATCCAGTCCCTCATTGCCCTGGTGAATGACCCCCAGCCTGAGCACCCGCTTCGGGCTGACCTAGCTGAAGAATACTCTAAGGACCGTAAAAAATTCTGTAAGAACGCTGAAGAGTTTACAAAGAAATATGGGGAAAAGCGACCTGTGGACTAA
- the LOC143683851 gene encoding ubiquitin-conjugating enzyme E2 D3, which translates to MALKRINKELSDLARDPPAQCSAGPVGDDMFHWQATIMGPNDSPYQGGVFFLTIHFPTDYPFKPPKVAFTTRIYHPNINSNGSICLDILRSQWSPALTISKVLLSICSLLCDPNPDDPLVPEIARIYKTDRDKYNRISREWTQKYAM; encoded by the coding sequence ATGGCGCTGAAACGGATTAATAAGGAACTTAGTGATTTGGCCCGTGACCCCCCAGCACAATGTTCTGCAGGTCCAGTTGGGGATGATATGTTTCATTGGCAAGCCACAATTATGGGACCTAATGACAGCCCATATCAAGGCGGTGTATTCTTTTTGACAATTCATTTTCCTACAGACTACCCCTTCAAACCACCTAAGGTTGCATTTACAACAAGAATTTATCATCCAAATATTAACAGTAATGGCAGCATTTGTCTCGATATTCTAAGATCACAGTGGTCTCCTGCTTTAACTATTTCTAAAgttcttttatccatttgttcACTGCTATGTGATCCGAACCCAGATGACCCCCTAGTGCCAGAGATTGCACGGATCTATAAAACAGACAGAGATAAGTACAACAGAATATCTCGGGAATGGACTCAGAAGTATGCCATGTGA